TCGAGGCGCTGCAAGACCAGGTCGCGGCAGAGAACCGCTTCACGCCCACCCGCCACACGATGGTGATCTTCGGGATCTGCGAGACATGCTCACGGGGCGGCAAGAGCGTCGAGTAGCTTCGACCGCCGAGGCCAGCGCCTCCGATGGTCAGCCCTGGGGCGCAGGCGCCGCCGACTGCGAGAGCACGCCGTCAACGGCGGTCATCAATGCATCTTCCGTGGCCTTCACCCCCGCGCCCGGGTATCCATTGCACATCCACGCGAAGGAGTACCGCCGACCGTCCTTGAGGGTGAGCCATCCCGCGAGGCTCGACACGTTGTCGAGGGTGCCGGTCTTGGCGCTCACCCGCCCCTGCAAGGACGGCATGCGACGCTTCAGCGTGCCGTCGACCCCCGCGATGGGCAGCAGATCGCGGCTGACCGCGTCACGATAGTACTGAGCCACGACGTTGCGCAACGTCGCGGGGGAGACGAGATCCTGGCGAGAGAGCCCGCTGCCGTCAACGATCTGGTGCGCCTCGTCGATGTGCAGCAGCTGCGCCTCCCGATCGGGTGCCTGCGCGGAGCTGCCGCCAGCGAGAGCCCGAAAGAGCGACTCGGCGTACACGTTGTCGCTCTCCTTGAGCATCTGCCGCTCGAGCTGGGCCAGCGGTGCCGAGGCGTGCTGCCAGAGCGTGCGCGCGCCCGTTGGCGCCACCGCCCTCTCCACGCCGCCGGTGACCTCGATGCCGCTCTTCTTGCAGAGCCACTTGAGCACATTGCCCGCGTAGATGGCGGGATCGTGCACCGTGACCCAGGTGCTCGACGGGGCAGACACCGTTCCGTCGATGGTGATGACGTTGGTGCCGAGCCGTCTGTCGACGTCGAGACGGGTCTCGGCCCCTGCGGTCGCGTGATTGTCAAAGGTGAGATAGCCGGTGTCCGGCTCGGCCACCGCGCCGCTCCGGGACACGCGCACGATGGCACACCCCTCGTCTACCGTGAGCGCGTCGCTCTCCGCGCTGTAGTAGGCGCTGAAGTTGTTCCACGACCACCCCGTGCCGAGACGCGCGTCGTCGAATGCGTGATCATCGACCAGCACCTTCCCCTCGACGCGCTTGATGCCGAGGCGCTTGACGGCCGCCTCGAGATCGGCGGTCTGCAACGAGGGGTCTCCGCCACCCACGAGATGGAGATCGCCGCGCAGCACGCCGGCCGCGTCGACCTGTCCCGTGGTGACGATGGCGGTCTGAAAGGTCTTGTCTGCCCCGAGCGCCGCCGTGGCGGCCGCCCCGGTGATGAGCTTCATGCACGACGCAGGGTTGAAGAGCCGCTCCGCGTCTCGCTGGTACACCACGTTGCCCTTGTCGTCGGCGATGACGAAGCCCCAGTGCGCCGACCGCATCTTCTCGTCGCGGGCGATCACGCCCTCGATGGCCGCGGCCAGACGCGCGTCCGGTGCCGCGGAAGGTGAATCGACAGGCGCAGCAGCGCTGGCGAGAGGCACAAGAGGCACGGCTTCGTCGCACGTCGACGCCATCGACGAGGCGACGAACACATCCGGACACACCGAGGCCTTCAGGAGGCACGGCGCCGGGATCGACGTGGCGGGAATGGGACGCGCGACCGCGAGCAACGTCTCAAGCGCAGGGGTGGAGAGTCTCATGCGCCGCCAATGATAGCACATCCCCGCACCCGCGGAAGGCAACGATTTGTAAACGACTGGCAAGGTCTTTGGCTTCAGCGACGACCCGCGAAGAAGCTCTGATAGACCTTTCGCGCGATCTCGAGGCGCTCCGACAAGGGCGGATGGCTGCTTGCCGCCTTCACCTCGGCGCTCACAGAGAGATCGCCACCACTGGCCTGCCGCAGCTTCTCGAGGCTGTCGATGAGACCCACGGGGCGATAGCCCGCATCGTGGGCGTACAGCATGCCGTATCGATCGGCCTGATACTCGGCCTCCCATCGCTCCGCGGGAGACTGGGCCTGTTCGAGCAGCTCGAGGGCGCGGCGGAGGTTCTCACGATACTCTGAGACGAGCGCCTCGAGGGTCTGGCTCTCTCCGCTGGCCGTGCCGTCCTGCAGCGCCATGGCCCGACGGCGCGCGTCCTCGGCCTTTCGGACGTACCCCATGATCTCTTGCTTCTTGTCGAACGACCGCTCGAGGTGACGCATGCACGCATGGGCGATCTCATGCCCGAGCACGCCAGCCAGCTCTTCGTCGTCGACGATCTCGAGCATCCCGCGCGTCACATACACGCGACCATAGCCCACGGTCATGGCATTGAGCTTCCGCGTCTCGAGCACACGAAACGACCAGGGCAGGCTCGCCCGAGGCGAGCACTGCGCGATCTTTCGCCCGACGCGGTCGACCCTGGCGATGA
This genomic stretch from Pseudomonadota bacterium harbors:
- the dacB gene encoding D-alanyl-D-alanine carboxypeptidase/D-alanyl-D-alanine-endopeptidase, with amino-acid sequence MCYHWRRMRLSTPALETLLAVARPIPATSIPAPCLLKASVCPDVFVASSMASTCDEAVPLVPLASAAAPVDSPSAAPDARLAAAIEGVIARDEKMRSAHWGFVIADDKGNVVYQRDAERLFNPASCMKLITGAAATAALGADKTFQTAIVTTGQVDAAGVLRGDLHLVGGGDPSLQTADLEAAVKRLGIKRVEGKVLVDDHAFDDARLGTGWSWNNFSAYYSAESDALTVDEGCAIVRVSRSGAVAEPDTGYLTFDNHATAGAETRLDVDRRLGTNVITIDGTVSAPSSTWVTVHDPAIYAGNVLKWLCKKSGIEVTGGVERAVAPTGARTLWQHASAPLAQLERQMLKESDNVYAESLFRALAGGSSAQAPDREAQLLHIDEAHQIVDGSGLSRQDLVSPATLRNVVAQYYRDAVSRDLLPIAGVDGTLKRRMPSLQGRVSAKTGTLDNVSSLAGWLTLKDGRRYSFAWMCNGYPGAGVKATEDALMTAVDGVLSQSAAPAPQG